The DNA sequence TAATACTCAGGCCAGAATTATTACTGAGCATATTGAGTCTGTCACGCCATTTGATTCTGTTGTTGTCAACTCTATGGATGAGCTTGAAGAAAAGTTTGCTGATGACGATAATGATTTCTTTATTGCAGTACTGAATTTAAATATCAAAGGAGCCCCGGATGGTGAAGCCGTAGATTATGTGCTTGCCCGCAAAATTCCTTGTATCGTTTTAACTTCAACTTTTGACGAAAATATCCGTAACAGGTTTATTGAAAAGAATGTTTTAGATTATTTTAATAAATCAAGCCATGTTGACCTTGATGAAATGGTTGATTTAATACGGCGTATTTATTCAAACCATGAGGTTAAAGTCGTTGTAGCTGAAGATAGTTCAACTGCCCGCAATATTATGCGTAATCTTCTGGAGCGTCTTAATTTTACGGTTCTGACTGGCAAAGACGGGGCAGAGGCTCTTGAACTTATTAAAGATAATCCAGATGTTAAGATGCTTCTCACTGACTATGAAATGCCTAACCTTGATGGCTTTGAACTGGTTGGAGAAGTCCGCAAAATGTTCAGCCGTGATCAGTTGGCAATTCTTGGAGTTTCATCGCATAACGCCGGAGCCATCACTGCAAAATTTTTGAAGCGCGGAGCTAACGATTTTCTTAAAAAGCCTTTTGAAGTGGAAGAATTTTCGTGGCGTGTCACAAATAACCTTAATGAACTTGAACGTATCAGGTCAATTAAGGATGCATACAGCCGTGATCCGTTGACCGGGGTTGCCAATCTTTCCAGTTTTATTGAGCAAGGCCGCGATCTTTTTAAGGAAATGATCCGTCAGGGTAAGAAACCAGTTCTGGCCGCTTTCAATGTTGATGATGTTTTTCAAATCAACGAACAATATGGCTGGAATGCCGGGTTTGCAAGTATCAAGAAAGCTGCATCCTTACTGGATCAACATTCCATCGGTTGGGATCTGGTTGGCCGTTCAGATTATGGTTTTTTTATACTCTCAGACGATAGTGATATTTTGAAGAAAGATCTTGCTGCCGTCAAAGCTGCGCTTGCAAGTGCACAGATTGTCAGCGGTTCAGATCGATTTATGGTTTCGGCATCATTTACCGTAAGTAAAGACTCTGGAAGCAGCTTTGACTCAGCTTTATCTAAGGTCACTGGATCACTTCATATTAACCAGAGTAAGGGGATTAATTCCGGGGGCTTTGTGTAGGTTGAATTTTGTAAAAATTTCTGGAGGGGGAACTGAACTGTTCCCCACTACATATCAACAATTGTTATGTTTTTATTCTTTAAGTGCGGCTGTGTAGAATAGTAATTAATGATTTTTGCACCTCTATCAATCTTAGTTACAATTTCGCTGACGAGTTTTTTACGGGAGCAAGTTGTTACGGGAGGGGTAAAAACCATGCCGTTCGTACAATGAAGTGTGATGTCAAATTCGAGCTTTGAATTATTTTTGTCTTTTGAGTGCTGGTCTTGAATGGTGTCAGCAACTGTCAGGACAGCTTTTTTAACCACTTTTCTGTGCTGCTTAAACGATTTGTTAAGCTTTCTGATTTCATTGTCACTGAAATTGAGACTGTCAGCAGAAAGGCCTTTATAAAAGTTGAATTCGCCAATGAGATTAGGCCGTGCTGGTTTGCCTAAATCAGCAGCATAAAAGACACCTGTCCCAAACAGAGCAAAAAAAGCAAGTCCGACGATAAGTAAAATAATATTTTTACTACTTTTATTCAAATGTACACCATCTCAAATTATAGGAATATAGTGGTTTAGAAATAGAGGTGTACTTATAATCTGAATAGTTGGTTTGTTCAAGTATAATATATTATAAATTTAACTGCCGCGGTTACACCGGACTATCTTAGCATCAGCCTGCTCTTTTCGTTCATATTCTGCAGAAGCTTCTACAGCATCTGCCCATGAATCGAATTCACCAAATCGGACGCAATACCATTTGCGTTTATTTGCCGAAGCTACTTCAACAACATAGGCTTCGTAACCTTGTCCTGTGAGTTTCTTGCGTACTCTGATAGCTGAATCTTTTTTACGGTTTGAACTTACTTGTACAGAGTAACGGACGGGTTTTATTAACGCTTTAATTTTAGGTGTTTTTTTATTAAATTTTTCGGTGAGCTTTAGTTCTGAATTTCCTTTCTTTTGTACATTAAAAAACTGCCAGGCAAGTGGGCCGTCCAGCGGTCTGGAATATATCAGGTAGCTTCCTTCTCCATCTGCTGAAAAATTGAAAATATCATCTTCCTGTACCTTCATCGACGAAACTCTTTTGCCACTTAAACGGTCAATAATTGTTAACTCTACAGCAGGGTATACTCCCCCTTCTTCCATAGCAAAAGAGATAGTAGAATTAATAGGAAAAACGGCCACTCCATAAGGATTTTTCGGTTTTGTGATAGTTGTTAGCCCGTTATAAGCCGGTGATTCAGTACGGACAGGAAGTGGAAGCGACATAACCGGATCACCGTAAAAAATGGAATCGTATATTGGGGAAATGTCTTCTCCGGTTCTAATATTTGCGGCAAACTGGGCTCTGGCTTCACGAATAGCCTCTGCAATGCGGTGTTTTCCACTGAAATACGCTTTATGGAATTCTATTAGAAGGCGCGCAGTGCCACTTGTATCAACTCTGTAAACTCGACCGCTGTCCAGCTCTGCTGTAATTCTTCCGGAAGAATTGCAGCCAGTCATAACTGCTAGTCCTCCTCCTTTAGAAAGGACAAGGGCCTGTGCAGGAGTCGGTAATGTTGAATTAAAAACCTTCGGTTCGCAAGAAGGATTCAAGACTACGGGGAGTCCCGGTTTGTATTCAAGTTCCAATATTTTTGAAACTCCCAATACTCCTTTTCCTATTGTAAATCCTTCTGGACAAGTATCAAGAGCCAGCCATTGTACGGAAGCATCGTCCTCCGCCAGGCTTTGCAGCAAGCGTCTTGGCTCACAGCCTCCGGCTGCTCCAAGATAGCGGATAGCTTCCGGGCCGGCGATTCCCTCTTGTTGCAGGCTGAAGAAAAGAAGCTCTGGATCGGATATTTGATCTGCAGTAAAACCTTTTCCGCCAATAAATGAAACGGGCCATGCCGGACGGAAACGAAGGTCTTCATACCAGCGCTCATACTTTGCCGCGACAGCTTCTGCCTCTTCTGAACTGATAGCGGGAATTCGGCCTACAGGTAACATGTTTTCTGGAGAGTCTGATGATCCTCCGTAGCAGTAATCAGATGTATGTAGATTGGTGCCGTTTTCTGTACTGAATTCAGCTAAAGGAACAACAGATTTGTCCCCCAGTATGAGAACAGACATTATCGATCCATCTTTGTTTTGAGCTCTTATATGATCTTTAATTTCGGAAATAATTTTTGTCCGTGATTCGGTGGTTCCATTCGTATGAGGTGTTTTAATAATGATAGATTTAACACCTTCATATTCACGGTGTAAAAATGAAAAATATTTTGCAGCACGCATAAAATCAGCCGTACATACAATAATACTTTTCTTTGTCTCAGTTAATGGAGCGGTAGAAACCTTAACTGGTACAGGAGCTGAGGCAGCGGGCTTCTGGATTTCAGTGAAGCTATGCATTTTGCAGCCTGATATGCTCAGGGCAATTAAAAAGGCCCAAAGGAGCAGTATTGTTTTGTTGCATGCACGCATTATAGAATTACCTTTTGTTTTTCCACTTTCTCTATGATCTCTTCCCAAACCATTTCAACCGTAATATTTGTCATGCATTTATGATGTTTTTCAGGGCAGCTTTTACCGCCGTGAAGCCCGCATGGCCTGCAACTGAGATTTTCACTGCTTTCAAGAATTGTTGAATTTTTACCGCGTGGAAAGAATCCGAATTTTTTTACTGTCGGGCCGAACATCGCAACAAGAGGTACATTTTGAATCCATGCAATATGCATTGGCCCGGAATCATTTGTCAGGTAGAGATTCAATTGCCGAATATAGGCTGCGAGTTGTTGAAGATTCAGCTTACCTGCAATGTTGGTGACATCGGTCTTATGTTCTGCCTGCTGTAAAATAACATTACATAAGTCCATTTCATCAGGCCCACCGAATAAGAGTACTTTATATCCAGCTTTCACACATTTGCTTATAATCTGCGCAAAATTATTTTCAGGCCATTTTTTAGTCTGCCACGTTGATCCTGGATGTATGCCGATGACAGGTCTGCCACTGAACTGTGAAAAAAAAGATTTGGATTCTGCAAGAATATCAGACGGTATATTAAGCTCTACCTGCGGAGTCGACTCAGAAATGCCCAGCGGTTTACCTAGAGCTAAAAGACGTTCAACTTCTTCCAGCTCTGTGAATTTTCGGTTAACTGTTTTGGTATAGACCAGACGGTTATACCATGGAGCAGTGTAGCCGATACGGTCAGGAATTTTTGAGGCCATGCTTACAACAGCCGATCTCATGCTGGTATGGGCTGAGATCCAGAGGTCATAGTCCTGCTTTGCTATTTCAGCTCCATACTTGAAGGCTGCTTTCATGCTTTTTTGTGCACCGCGTTTATCAAATCCATAAACTCCGGCAAGCTCTTTCTGTGCAGCAAAAAGAGGTTCTACTCCTTTACGTACAAAAAGATGTATTTCAGCTTCAGGAAATCGTAAAGAAAGTGCTTTTATGAGTGGAAGAGTTAAAACAGAGTCTCCCAGAAAAGCTGTCTGCCATAAGGCTATTTTTTTATAATTATCTTTCATTAATAAATTGTTAGCTGCGTTAATATTTAAAACATCATTTTTCCGGCAAGAGCACTGACAATTAATACCAATGCTACAGCCAGAGTTACCAGAATTTCAGGATAAGGCTTTGCCCATTTAACTTTGGCGCCGACTTTTCTTTCAAAAGAGAAAAAACGGATCGCAGCACCAAGCAGAATTACTACTCCTGAAACCAGTGTAAAAATACTTAGCAGGGTCATTTCATGAATGATTTCACGAGGGGTGTCTTGCAGAAATTTGTCCATGTACCAGCTGATTTTTTCAATTACAAAACCAAAACCCAGCAGTCCAAGAGAGGTCCTGCACCATGCCAGAAATGTTCTCTCATTTGCCAGCAGTGTTCTCATTAAGGCCAGACTGTCATTGTCCAGCAAAATCTGCTCCTTGCTCTCATCCGCCATTTGCCAACTCCGGAATTTCTGTTCTACAATTCTTGATCTGGAATATCTGAGTCTATAATCTGTAATCAGATTGCGGGCAACATGTGCCTTTGTGTATTATCCTGAAACACAATATGAAACAGCAGAAAAATTTAATACAGTCACAAACCAAAACATAAGGAAGAAATAATGAAATATATCATGTTTGAAGACTTCTCCGGTGATCCGCTACCTATACTTTTTCCTAATCGCATTGGATATCTCGAATTCAGAGAGCAAATCCCGTATACTAATGTTCTATCTGCCGGATACGTACAAATGAGACCCAATGGGATTTCCTGTCACGGAGAATGCAAAGAACTTTCAACTCAGCCACGTACAGAAGATGCACAGATTATAGCTGCAAAACTTGAGGCACCGGAATACTAGTTGTAAAAGTACTCAAAAATAAATGCCTTAGTATAAGTTAGCCTTTTCTGATTATATGCTCTGATTGAAGATAGAGTTGAGATGTATCGGGCTGCTTTTTTATAAAGAAAAAGGCTAACCGGAAGTTTCCGGTTAGCCTGCATGAAAGACAATAATCTAACCTATTAGTCGTACTTAACAGCACTAATTTTCATGAGCTTGTCCCAGGTATGTACTGCTTCAATCAGGCGAACTGTTCCTGTCTTTCCGCGCATAACCAAGGATGTCGTTTCTGCGCCGTAGCCGAGGTAGCGTACACCACGCAGGAAAGTTCCGCCGGAAATACCTGTGGCGGAGAAGAAAATATCATCACTTTGAACGAGATCATTAACAGTCATAATATTTCGCAGATCGTAGCCCTGCTCTTCAAGAGCATTTTTTTCATTTTCAGACTGGGGGTCAAATCTGGCATACATTTCACCACCCATGATGCGGATAGCGCAGGCTGAAAGCACTCCTTCCGGTGTGCCTCCTGTACCCATCATTACGTCAACAGGGCAGCGAGGATCAACGACCATAAGTGCTCCGGCAACATCACCGTCAGTATGAAGCTGGATGCGCGCACCGGCATCACGGATTTCTTGAATAAGACCGTGATGTCTGGGTTTTTCAAGAACAAAAACAACAAGGTCATCAATATCTTTATTGAGAGCTTTGGCAATTTTGTTCAGGTTGTCTTTAACCGGGGCATTGATGTCAACCATATTTCTAGCAGCAGTTGGAACGACCAGCTTTTGCATGTAGTAGCTCGGACCCGGATCAAGCATCATGCCTGTGGGGGCAACTCCGACTACTGAGATAGCGTTGGGACGACCGTATGCAAGAAGGTTTGTACCTTCAACAGGGTCAACCGCAACGTCCATTCCTGGGCCTTCACCTACGCCAAGCTTTTCGCCGTTGTATAGCATAGGGGCATGGTCTTTTTCACCTTCACCGATAACAACTGTACCGCTGATGGCAAGGCTGTTAAAACTCAAACGCATGGCATCGACCGCAGCCTGATCACCGGAGTTTTTGTCACCCCGGCCCAGCCATCTGGCAGAAGCCAGAGCAGCCGCTTCGGTTACCCTTACAAGGTCAAGAGCCAAATTTCTCTGGGGAGCTTCCATTATCTGTCTCCAAATGATTGATTTGAATTGTTCAAAATTCTTATAGCAATGCACATGGCAATTACACAAAAAGTGATGTCAGTCCAGTATTCATGAACAGTGACCATGCCACAGAAAATGGGGCTTCTGCAAAAGGAAAAACAAACGCATAATATATCTGAGGTTGATTTTTAGACCATGCAAGCTTATTAAGAGAACATCTAAACTTTCTTTAGATCAAATTTTAGATAGCAGTATATTCGTTTATCCATATTAAAATTAAATAAAAACAAAGACTTAAGTTGTAATAAAATGCGCAAAATTTTTATTCAGAATCTTTTCATGGCCTTTTTGCTAGCCGGATTATTTGTATCGGTTACTCCTGCAAGTGCGTTTGGGGGCAGTGTTAAAGATGATTTTACCATTGCCTGGAAGCAATTTCATGCACTTTCTAAAGATAAAAAGAAGTCTCAATATAGAAGTGAATGGGAAAAGGTTGCTAAAAGATTTCGTAATGTTTTTAAGAAATCAACACGTGGAGCTTATGCTCCGAAGTCCCTTTACTATCTTGGCAGAACATACGAGGAGTTAGGTAATCGGAGTGGATTGAAGAAAGATTTCCGCAGCGCTGTTGATTACTTTGGGCGTATGATCTCAAATTTTCCTTCGCATTCGTGGACAGATGACAGTATCTTTAGACGTGCGGAAATACGGTTGCATAAACTGAATGAAAAAGATTTAGCTTATTCAGATTATTTAACTATTGTTCATCGCTACTCCAAGTCAGACATGTACTCTAAGGCTAGAGGCAGACTTGATAAAATGGACCGCAGTAGTGTTCGCGGTAAAGAAGAAGGCCGCAAGAAACCTTCCGGCACGATTGTCCCCTCATCAACTGGAAAAAATAAATCTGGCAGTAAATCAACAAAGCGGGCAAAATTACTTGCAGTCCGTTATACCAGCAGCGAGTCTTACACTCGTGTTGTCTTTGATCTTGATGGAGAGGTTCGTTATCGGTATCAGATTTTAAATCCTAACCAGAGTGTTAACCGCCCGCATAGACTTTATGTAGATCTTGAGGATACTCTTCTTAGCAAAGGTGTGCATAAGGATACTCAGGTTGCAGACGGTATCTTAAAGGATATTCGTTCAGCGCAGAAAGATCCTAGAACGACTCGTGTTGTTTTGGATTTTAATTCTATGCAGGATTATAAAATTTTCCCGCTAGAAAATCCATTCCGGTTGGTAATTGATGTTCAGGCTCCTGAAGAGGGGAAGGTTGCAGTCAGCAGGAAGCCTACAAAAAAAACTTTCAAAAAATCTAAGCCCCAAAAGTATGTTCCCCCAAAAAACAGCAAGAAAATGGCTGGCGAACTGCTTGAACAGCTTGGATTGACTTTTAAAACTATCATGCTTGATCCCGGTCATGGTGGAAAGGACCCGGGGGCATCAGCTAACGGCATTAAAGAGAAAAATATAAACTTGCGTTTTACTAAAATACTTGCTGCAAAGCTCAAAAAAGCAGGTTTCTCAGTTCTCTACACAAGAAGTACCGATGTATTTATACCGCTTGAAGAGCGCACTGCCATGGCTAATATTAAAAAGGCGGATATGTTTATTTCCGTTCATTGCAACGCTCATCGCAGTTCAAAGATCAACGGTATAGAAACATATACTTTGAACCTTGCACGTAACCGTAATGCTGTGCGAGTTGCCGCTCGTGAGAACGCAATTTCTGCTAAGCGTATCAGTGATTTACAAGTTATTCTTACTGATTTGATGCTTAATTCGAAGATGAAAGAAAGCAAGGATCTTGCTAAAAATATTCACACTAAGTCATTGGCTAATGTGCGCAGGAATTGGTCTGTTAAAGATCAGGGAGTTCGTGAGGCTCCGTTTTACGTTCTCATGGGAGCCAAAATGCCTTCCGTGCTTATCGAACTTGGATATCTGACAAACAGGACTGAAGCGAAAAGGTTGAACTCTGATAAGTATCTTTCTTATATTGCCGATGGTATCGTAAAAGGTGTATTGGAGTACAAGAAGCAGATTGAAAGATATGCAAGTCTTTAATGCATCTGAGTGTTGCAGTATTCTATGAGGATTAAGCTATGATCAGTCTTGATATTCCCGGTTTCGGAAAGCTTGATATTGAGCACCTTGTTCTCGATTATAACGGTACTTTAGCTTTGGACGGTAATCTGTTACCGGGGCTGGGGAAGCTTATCAAAGAGCTGGCGGAAGACGTACAGGTTCATGTTCTTACTGCAGACACCTTAGGGCAGTGCGAAGAAGAACTTGCTGAACTTCCGGTGACAATCCACATAATAGACGGAGACACAGAAGATCAAGCCAAGCTCAACTATGTGAATACGCTTGGAACGGAAATTTGTGCCTGTATTGGAAATGGTCGAAATGATTTGCTTATGCTGCGTGAATCTGCTTTGGGCATAATCATTTCAGGAGCTGAATGTATGTCTATGAAATCGGCGCGTGTTGCCGATATCGGAGCAACAGATATTACGAATGCCCTAGGGCTTTTTACCCATCCTGTAAGGCTGCTCACGACCCTTCGTAACTAATTTTACCCATACTTAAATCAGTTATTGGTTTTTGTTCCCGAGTACGTGAAGGCTTTTTTGTCCATAGTCCAGTAAGAGTTACGATCAATACCGAAGGCTTTTCCGCAGGGACAGTAAACTTTACCGTCCCTTTCCTCTGCATTCCATATTTTCTTGATGCGATCCTTATGGCAACGGTGAACTTCGCCATTTCCTATTTTATAATATTTCCAGAGCTTACGCCTGCAAGCTGAACATTTCAGTACTAACATACTTAAGTTGCTACCATAATTGTCGTTGCACAGGTTATTTTATCAAAGTGACAAGGTCATAATCTGTAACATTGTCAACTTCTGCCTCAACAATCATTCCCGGTCTCAGTTCAATTGAGTCTTCCGGGGCACTTATGTAGGTTATTCCGTCTACTTCCGGTGCTTGAAACCAGACTCTTCCGTTAAAAAGTCCATCCCATTCTTCATTAGGTTCTTCGATGAGTACATCGATGGTTTCACCTATTTTTTCTTCAAGAATTTCGCGGCTTATTACAGACTGTAATTCCATCAGTCTCAGGCGGCGTTCTTCCCTCAGCTCTGCGGGCAGCTGTTCCATTTCTCCGGCAGGAGTTCCTTCTTCAGGCTGATATGAGAATACGCCGAGGTGCTGAAATCTTGTTTCTTTTACAAAATCCATAAGAATATTGAAATGTTCTTCAGTTTCTCCAGGGTATCCTACGATTATGCTGGTACGTAGCACTGCATGTGGAATGTGTTTGCGGACTCTGTCAATAACCCTGCGTGGGTCACGGGCAAAAGGGCGGCCCATGGATGACAGAATTTCAGAGTGTGCGTGCTGAACAGGTATGTCAAAATAAGGCAATAAAGGTCTTCCTGCATTAGCAAGGAATGTTAACATCTCGTCGGTCAGCCCTGCTGGATATAGATACATGAGGCGCAGCCATTCTAGCCCGTCCAGTGGAAGCAGTTTTTCAATTAGATTGCGTAGGTTGGTTGTCTGGTCACTTAAGTCCGAGCCGTAGGCGGTGCTGTCTTGACCTACAATAATGATTTCAGGAACACCCTGATCAAGAATATATTTTGCTTCTTCTACCAAACCGGTCAGCTCGCGGCTTACTTGCGGGCCTCGAATAGATGGTATGGTGCAGAATCTACAGGAATGGGAGCACCCTTCACTTATCTTTAAGTAAGCGTATGCCGGAGCTGTACTTATAGCTCTGGTCTGCTCAGCAACGAATTCTTTAGTGAGAGCTTTTGCTGCCATGTCAGGCCATTTATCCAGATCATGGGTGGAGAGCCAGAGGTCTACTTCAGGGATTTGCTCAGACAGAGCTCCGTAACGGCTGACCAGACATCCTGCTACTGCAAGAATAGGTTTAGGGCTGATCTCTTTGATTATTTCGGAAGTTTCAAGAATTGAGTCAATAGATTCTTCTGTTGCAGGGCCGATAAAGCCACAGGTATTAATCAAGACAAGGTCTGATTCTTCGGGGGTTGGTACGGGGATCATGCTGCTGCCAAATGTACCAAGCATTTTTTCTGTATCGACTCGGTTCTTTGGACAGCCGAGGCTTATAGTATAAATTTTAATTTTTTGATTTGTCATTATTAATAATTCCATTTGCTGTATGATTACTGAAGAAATATTTTATAGGTAAGTATTCCTTGCGCTGCAATGGATATCTCATTCCCTTGCAACTGCAAAGCAGTAAATTAAGCTTAATGATGATTGCCCATTTAAAGGAAAGTAGTTTAGTCTAATGCGTACCTTCTGATGTTCTAAATGAAGTGGAGACAATATGCTGGAAAATTTTGAATATGAAAAACAGAAAGATTGTATCGGAGTTGTTGGATATTCTTATGCTCTTTCATCTCTTTCAAAGCTTCTTAAGGAAAGCAGTCGTGAAGGCGCGGGAATTGATCTCCAAGCCGGTGTTCTGCTTGATGAGGTTGGCAATCCACTTTCTTCTGGGTTTAAATTTCCTCTGTATAAAAATTTAAGCGAAATGCTTACTGCTCATCCCCAAATTAATATGGTTTTTGAGCTTTCAGGACAAAAAGCAATGGTCGCTGAGTTACGTTCATGTCTTCCTGCTGACATAACTTTGGTTGAGCTTCCTGCTGCTCGTTTTTTCTTGCGTCTGCATGCGACTGATCGTTTATGGATTGCTTGTAAAGCTGACCTGATGCAGACGCAGGGACTGTTTAAATCTGTAGTGGATCAAATGCCGGAGGATATAATTGTAATTGGTTCAAGTGGCATGATTGTAGATTGTAATAAGACTTTTTGTATTAAGGCTGGAGAAAATCTTGAGGATTTAAGGGGTCAGAATCCACTTCACTTTTATGATTGCTTAAGTTCGGTTTGTCCCGTTGAAAAGGGTGTGATCCGTTTAGATAAAATGACTGGAGACAAACCTGATGAGTTGATGATGCCTGAAACGGATAGTGATGGTAAAATGAATTTCTTCAGGCTTTATATTTATCCGATTGTTGAGGAAGAGACTGGAAAGGTTGTACAGTTGGTTGTTATTCGCAGAAACATTACCGAGCGAACTTTGATGGAGCATCGTTTTCAGCAATCGGAACGAATGGCAATTGTGGGCGAGCTTTCCGCATACATCGCGCATGAAATTCGTAATCCGCTTATGGCTATGGGTGGTTTTGCTAAGGTTTTGCTCAAAAACAAAACTATTGATGAGTCTGGGCATGAAAAAATAAAGATCATTTATAATGAATCAAAGCGGTTGGACAAACTGTTGAAAAGTATTTTGAGTTTTGTCCGTGCAAAGGATGTTGAAAAGAATAATATTGATGTGAACAGGGTTGCGGCGGATGCAATGCAGCTTCTTTCATTGGGATGTCAGTTACAGGGCATAAAAGTAGAGCTGGACCTTGATAAGAATATACCTTTGGGAGTAGGCGGGGCCGAGCAGGTCAGACAATGCCTTATTAATCTTGTGAAAAATTCTATGGAAGCCATGCCTGATGGTGGCATAATAAAGATTTCTACAGGTGTGTCAGCGGCCTTTGTCTGGCTTGAAGTTCGCGATGACGGACCAGGTATACCGGACGAAATCCGTTCAGAGGTCTTTGAGCCGTTTTATTCCAGCAAGGTAAATGGTAATGGGCTGGGTCTTCCCCTTGTAAAAAAAATAATGGAAGAATTTGGCGGTGATGTTGAACTAGCCAGCAGGGAAGACAGTGGAACTAGTGTGGCTTTGCTCTTGCCTATAGCTAATCCGGTTGCGTAAACAGCATCTACAGCGTAATAGTCTCTCATCATTTTTTTATGGATTTAAAGGCGCAGGTGTGCAGCATCTGTGAATCTTATTATATTTCGAACAGGAGATAGATTTGCAAACCGTAGTTCTTGCCTCTCATAATAAAGGTAAAATTGCTGAATTCAATGAGCTTTTTAAAGATTTTGGATTAAATGTGAAAGGACTTGATCAATTTCCGGAGATTGGGGATATTCCCGAGCCTGGCGAAACATTTCTGGAAAATGCAATAATTAAAGCTCAGACTGTTGCTAACATTACCGGACTTCTTGCTGTTGCGGATGATTCCGGTCTGGTAGTGGATGCTTTGGATGGTGCGCCCGGTGTTTATTCTGCCCGTTATAGCGGAGAAGGGGCTACTCCTGAAAAGAATAACATTAAGTTACTCAAAGAGCTGGACGGGATAGAAGAAGAGAAGCGGACTGCTCGTTTTGTCTGTGTAATGGTTGCTGCAACACCTGATAATATTCGTATTCAGAGTCGCGGAGAATGGGAAGGACAAATTACTTTTGAGCTGTCCGGTGAGCAGGGTTTTGGTTATGATCCATTGTTTTTTGACCC is a window from the Maridesulfovibrio zosterae DSM 11974 genome containing:
- a CDS encoding response regulator, coding for MSGDTVKNTVLVVENSNTQARIITEHIESVTPFDSVVVNSMDELEEKFADDDNDFFIAVLNLNIKGAPDGEAVDYVLARKIPCIVLTSTFDENIRNRFIEKNVLDYFNKSSHVDLDEMVDLIRRIYSNHEVKVVVAEDSSTARNIMRNLLERLNFTVLTGKDGAEALELIKDNPDVKMLLTDYEMPNLDGFELVGEVRKMFSRDQLAILGVSSHNAGAITAKFLKRGANDFLKKPFEVEEFSWRVTNNLNELERIRSIKDAYSRDPLTGVANLSSFIEQGRDLFKEMIRQGKKPVLAAFNVDDVFQINEQYGWNAGFASIKKAASLLDQHSIGWDLVGRSDYGFFILSDDSDILKKDLAAVKAALASAQIVSGSDRFMVSASFTVSKDSGSSFDSALSKVTGSLHINQSKGINSGGFV
- a CDS encoding C25 family cysteine peptidase — translated: MHSFTEIQKPAASAPVPVKVSTAPLTETKKSIIVCTADFMRAAKYFSFLHREYEGVKSIIIKTPHTNGTTESRTKIISEIKDHIRAQNKDGSIMSVLILGDKSVVPLAEFSTENGTNLHTSDYCYGGSSDSPENMLPVGRIPAISSEEAEAVAAKYERWYEDLRFRPAWPVSFIGGKGFTADQISDPELLFFSLQQEGIAGPEAIRYLGAAGGCEPRRLLQSLAEDDASVQWLALDTCPEGFTIGKGVLGVSKILELEYKPGLPVVLNPSCEPKVFNSTLPTPAQALVLSKGGGLAVMTGCNSSGRITAELDSGRVYRVDTSGTARLLIEFHKAYFSGKHRIAEAIREARAQFAANIRTGEDISPIYDSIFYGDPVMSLPLPVRTESPAYNGLTTITKPKNPYGVAVFPINSTISFAMEEGGVYPAVELTIIDRLSGKRVSSMKVQEDDIFNFSADGEGSYLIYSRPLDGPLAWQFFNVQKKGNSELKLTEKFNKKTPKIKALIKPVRYSVQVSSNRKKDSAIRVRKKLTGQGYEAYVVEVASANKRKWYCVRFGEFDSWADAVEASAEYERKEQADAKIVRCNRGS
- the waaF gene encoding lipopolysaccharide heptosyltransferase II, whose translation is MKDNYKKIALWQTAFLGDSVLTLPLIKALSLRFPEAEIHLFVRKGVEPLFAAQKELAGVYGFDKRGAQKSMKAAFKYGAEIAKQDYDLWISAHTSMRSAVVSMASKIPDRIGYTAPWYNRLVYTKTVNRKFTELEEVERLLALGKPLGISESTPQVELNIPSDILAESKSFFSQFSGRPVIGIHPGSTWQTKKWPENNFAQIISKCVKAGYKVLLFGGPDEMDLCNVILQQAEHKTDVTNIAGKLNLQQLAAYIRQLNLYLTNDSGPMHIAWIQNVPLVAMFGPTVKKFGFFPRGKNSTILESSENLSCRPCGLHGGKSCPEKHHKCMTNITVEMVWEEIIEKVEKQKVIL
- a CDS encoding YidH family protein translates to MADESKEQILLDNDSLALMRTLLANERTFLAWCRTSLGLLGFGFVIEKISWYMDKFLQDTPREIIHEMTLLSIFTLVSGVVILLGAAIRFFSFERKVGAKVKWAKPYPEILVTLAVALVLIVSALAGKMMF
- the glpX gene encoding class II fructose-bisphosphatase, which translates into the protein MEAPQRNLALDLVRVTEAAALASARWLGRGDKNSGDQAAVDAMRLSFNSLAISGTVVIGEGEKDHAPMLYNGEKLGVGEGPGMDVAVDPVEGTNLLAYGRPNAISVVGVAPTGMMLDPGPSYYMQKLVVPTAARNMVDINAPVKDNLNKIAKALNKDIDDLVVFVLEKPRHHGLIQEIRDAGARIQLHTDGDVAGALMVVDPRCPVDVMMGTGGTPEGVLSACAIRIMGGEMYARFDPQSENEKNALEEQGYDLRNIMTVNDLVQSDDIFFSATGISGGTFLRGVRYLGYGAETTSLVMRGKTGTVRLIEAVHTWDKLMKISAVKYD
- a CDS encoding N-acetylmuramoyl-L-alanine amidase, which translates into the protein MRKIFIQNLFMAFLLAGLFVSVTPASAFGGSVKDDFTIAWKQFHALSKDKKKSQYRSEWEKVAKRFRNVFKKSTRGAYAPKSLYYLGRTYEELGNRSGLKKDFRSAVDYFGRMISNFPSHSWTDDSIFRRAEIRLHKLNEKDLAYSDYLTIVHRYSKSDMYSKARGRLDKMDRSSVRGKEEGRKKPSGTIVPSSTGKNKSGSKSTKRAKLLAVRYTSSESYTRVVFDLDGEVRYRYQILNPNQSVNRPHRLYVDLEDTLLSKGVHKDTQVADGILKDIRSAQKDPRTTRVVLDFNSMQDYKIFPLENPFRLVIDVQAPEEGKVAVSRKPTKKTFKKSKPQKYVPPKNSKKMAGELLEQLGLTFKTIMLDPGHGGKDPGASANGIKEKNINLRFTKILAAKLKKAGFSVLYTRSTDVFIPLEERTAMANIKKADMFISVHCNAHRSSKINGIETYTLNLARNRNAVRVAARENAISAKRISDLQVILTDLMLNSKMKESKDLAKNIHTKSLANVRRNWSVKDQGVREAPFYVLMGAKMPSVLIELGYLTNRTEAKRLNSDKYLSYIADGIVKGVLEYKKQIERYASL
- a CDS encoding HAD family hydrolase — encoded protein: MISLDIPGFGKLDIEHLVLDYNGTLALDGNLLPGLGKLIKELAEDVQVHVLTADTLGQCEEELAELPVTIHIIDGDTEDQAKLNYVNTLGTEICACIGNGRNDLLMLRESALGIIISGAECMSMKSARVADIGATDITNALGLFTHPVRLLTTLRN